One stretch of Halobaculum marinum DNA includes these proteins:
- a CDS encoding ribosome biogenesis/translation initiation ATPase RLI, whose protein sequence is MADDSIAVVDLDRCSPDRCNYECANFCPPNRTGKDCIVERGDHYEEDEPYDGGPDQVWISEEICLGETCGICVEKCPFDAIEIINLPSELENAPVHRYGDNAFALYGLPVPEPGNVTGILGPNGIGKSTAVKMLSGELTPNLGAHADEANWDAVLERFKGTELQNYVERVIDGEVEVARKPQYVDQIPKQFDGNTRELLERTDERGVLDELVERLSIAPVMDQDIDSISGGELQRVALAATLARDADFYFLDEITPYLDIGQRMTAARLIRELAEDEERSMMVVEHDLAILDLLADTLHVTYGEPGAYGVVTDPKSTRNGINEYLKGYLNNENMRIRPNSITFDEHAPREATRSQVLFEYPDLTKSYGDGEFSLQVEGGAVHESEVLGIVGPNGIGKSTMAKLFAGQLEPDEGELDVKLDIAYKPQYIEIDQPMRVDAFLSSITDDFGSSYWDTEVARPLQLNRIMEQNLTDLSGGERQRVAIAACLSKDADLYLLDEPSAHLDVEQRVQATTAIRRYAENHDATVMVIDHDIYMIDLLADRLMVFDGEPAVEGRATQPQQMRAGMNDFLGDLDITFRRDERTGRPRINKPGSQLDRQQKSDGEYYYTG, encoded by the coding sequence ATGGCGGACGACAGCATCGCGGTCGTCGACCTCGATCGGTGTTCGCCCGACCGGTGTAACTACGAGTGTGCGAACTTCTGCCCGCCGAATCGCACCGGGAAGGACTGCATCGTCGAGCGCGGCGACCACTACGAAGAGGACGAACCGTACGACGGCGGCCCGGACCAGGTGTGGATCTCCGAGGAGATCTGCCTCGGCGAGACGTGCGGTATCTGCGTCGAGAAGTGCCCGTTCGACGCCATCGAGATCATCAACCTCCCCTCGGAGTTGGAGAACGCGCCCGTCCACCGCTACGGCGACAACGCGTTCGCGCTGTACGGCCTGCCGGTGCCGGAACCCGGCAACGTGACGGGCATCCTCGGTCCCAACGGGATCGGGAAGTCGACGGCGGTGAAGATGCTCTCGGGGGAGTTGACGCCGAACCTCGGCGCCCACGCCGACGAAGCGAACTGGGACGCCGTGCTGGAGCGTTTCAAGGGGACGGAACTCCAGAACTACGTCGAGCGCGTCATCGACGGCGAGGTCGAGGTTGCGCGCAAGCCGCAGTACGTCGACCAGATCCCCAAGCAGTTCGACGGCAACACCCGCGAGCTGCTGGAGCGCACCGACGAGCGCGGTGTGCTCGACGAACTCGTCGAGCGCCTCTCCATCGCTCCGGTGATGGACCAGGACATCGACTCCATCTCCGGCGGGGAACTCCAGCGTGTCGCGCTGGCGGCGACGCTCGCGCGCGACGCGGACTTCTACTTCCTCGACGAGATCACACCCTATCTGGACATCGGTCAGCGGATGACCGCCGCGCGCCTCATCCGCGAACTCGCCGAGGACGAGGAGCGCTCGATGATGGTCGTCGAGCACGACCTCGCCATCCTCGACCTGCTGGCGGACACGCTCCACGTCACCTACGGTGAGCCGGGGGCGTACGGTGTCGTCACCGACCCCAAGTCCACCCGCAACGGCATCAACGAGTACCTGAAGGGGTACCTCAACAACGAGAACATGCGGATCCGCCCCAACTCGATCACCTTCGACGAGCACGCGCCGCGGGAGGCGACGCGCTCGCAGGTGCTGTTCGAGTACCCCGACCTCACGAAGTCGTACGGCGACGGGGAGTTCTCCCTCCAGGTCGAGGGCGGCGCCGTCCACGAGTCGGAGGTGCTCGGCATCGTCGGTCCCAACGGGATCGGGAAGTCGACGATGGCGAAGCTGTTCGCCGGCCAGTTGGAGCCCGACGAGGGCGAACTGGACGTGAAGCTGGACATCGCGTACAAGCCGCAGTACATCGAAATCGACCAGCCGATGCGCGTCGACGCGTTCCTCTCGTCGATCACCGACGACTTCGGCTCCTCCTACTGGGACACCGAAGTCGCGCGACCGCTCCAGCTCAACCGGATCATGGAGCAGAACCTCACCGACCTCTCCGGCGGTGAGCGCCAGCGCGTCGCCATCGCGGCGTGTCTCTCGAAGGACGCCGACCTCTACCTGCTCGACGAGCCGTCGGCCCACCTCGACGTGGAACAGCGCGTGCAGGCGACGACCGCCATCCGCCGCTACGCCGAGAACCACGACGCGACGGTGATGGTCATCGACCACGACATCTACATGATCGACCTGCTGGCCGACCGCCTGATGGTGTTCGACGGCGAGCCCGCCGTCGAGGGCCGCGCGACCCAGCCCCAGCAGATGCGCGCCGGGATGAACGACTTCCTCGGCGATCTGGACATCACGTTCCGCCGCGACGAGCGGACGGGGCGCCCGCGCATCAACAAGCCCGGCTCGCAGTTGGACCGGCAACAGAAGAGCGACGGCGAGTACTACTACACCGGGTAG
- a CDS encoding MarR family transcriptional regulator, giving the protein MAGTDDESLDDLPPSAKLVFKVLEYNGPLTQKGIVEESMLSARTVRYALERLENIGMVDEDVYFADARQNLYQLTAPQKAEADGGQEACCAE; this is encoded by the coding sequence ATGGCCGGAACCGACGACGAATCCCTCGACGACCTCCCCCCGAGCGCCAAACTCGTGTTCAAGGTGCTGGAGTACAACGGGCCGCTGACCCAGAAGGGCATCGTCGAGGAGTCGATGCTCTCCGCACGGACGGTGCGCTACGCGCTCGAACGACTCGAGAACATCGGGATGGTCGACGAGGACGTGTACTTCGCCGACGCTCGACAGAACCTCTACCAACTCACCGCTCCGCAGAAGGCCGAAGCCGACGGCGGCCAGGAAGCCTGCTGCGCCGAGTGA
- a CDS encoding PINc/VapC family ATPase → MNVVPDTSAVIDGRVSERVADGDYQGATVYVPEAVVGELEAQANAGRDTGWDGIAELQRIAELADEGAITAEFVGRRPTVAEQEGAGEGDIDALIRELAVDHDAVLLTSDFVQAEAGKATGLEVAYVEPVPRGVTEDDGLDIERFFTDDTMSVHLKTGTHPKAKRGDITDLRYVRIDEVDGPSDEEQMAAWADEIEATARASNQGFIELSEPGMTIVQYRNYRIAVARPPFADAIEITAVRPVAKTTLDDYEFADELRDRFTERQRGVLIAGAPGAGKSTFAQAVAEFLNDNDYAVKTMEKPRDLQVSDEITQYTALGGDMANTADSLLLVRPDYTIYDEVRKTHDFEVFADMRLAGVGMVGVTHATRAIDALQRLVGRVELGMIPQVVDTVVFIEAGGVDTVYDVTTQVKVPEGLTAEDLSRPVIQVVDFETGTPEFEIYTFNNQVVTVPLDGADGGSGDTGIGRIAKQEIEREIRSVARGHVDVELQGQNDAVVYVEEDDISYVIGKGGGRITDIENRLGIDIDVRTHADRPGGAGGSGGAGAPAGGRGAASTPKPQGEVVQPEITSRHVVIRMDEHVGETVEVRANDEYLFTATVGRGGDIQVSRGSAIAEELEDAIDRKQTITVVAA, encoded by the coding sequence ATGAACGTCGTGCCGGACACGAGCGCGGTCATCGACGGCCGCGTGTCGGAACGCGTCGCAGACGGCGACTACCAGGGGGCCACCGTGTACGTCCCCGAGGCGGTCGTCGGCGAGTTGGAGGCGCAGGCCAACGCCGGCCGCGACACCGGCTGGGACGGGATCGCGGAACTCCAGCGGATCGCGGAACTGGCCGACGAGGGCGCGATCACCGCGGAGTTCGTCGGTCGTCGCCCCACTGTCGCCGAACAGGAGGGCGCCGGCGAGGGCGACATCGACGCCCTGATCCGCGAACTCGCCGTCGACCACGACGCCGTCCTCCTCACGTCGGACTTCGTGCAGGCGGAGGCCGGGAAGGCGACCGGGCTGGAGGTGGCGTACGTCGAGCCAGTCCCCCGCGGGGTCACCGAGGACGACGGCCTCGACATCGAGCGGTTCTTCACCGACGACACGATGTCCGTCCACCTCAAGACGGGCACCCACCCGAAGGCGAAGCGGGGCGACATCACCGACCTCCGCTACGTCCGTATCGACGAGGTCGACGGGCCCTCCGACGAGGAGCAGATGGCCGCGTGGGCCGACGAGATCGAGGCGACCGCCCGCGCGTCGAACCAGGGGTTCATCGAGCTGTCCGAGCCCGGGATGACGATCGTCCAGTACCGCAACTACCGGATCGCGGTCGCGCGCCCACCGTTCGCGGACGCCATCGAGATCACGGCGGTGCGCCCGGTCGCGAAGACGACGCTCGACGACTACGAGTTCGCCGACGAGTTGCGCGACCGCTTCACCGAGCGCCAGCGCGGCGTCCTCATCGCGGGGGCGCCCGGCGCCGGGAAGTCGACGTTCGCACAGGCGGTCGCGGAGTTCCTCAACGACAACGACTACGCGGTGAAGACGATGGAGAAGCCGCGCGACCTGCAGGTGAGCGACGAGATCACCCAGTACACCGCCCTCGGCGGCGACATGGCGAACACGGCGGACTCGCTGCTGCTCGTGCGTCCCGACTACACCATCTACGACGAGGTGCGCAAGACCCACGACTTCGAGGTGTTCGCGGACATGCGCCTCGCGGGCGTCGGGATGGTCGGCGTCACCCACGCGACCCGCGCTATCGACGCGCTCCAGCGACTCGTCGGGCGCGTCGAACTCGGGATGATCCCGCAGGTCGTCGACACCGTCGTGTTCATCGAAGCCGGTGGCGTCGACACGGTGTACGACGTGACGACGCAGGTGAAGGTGCCAGAGGGGCTGACCGCGGAGGACCTCTCGCGGCCCGTCATCCAGGTCGTCGACTTCGAGACCGGGACGCCGGAGTTCGAGATCTACACGTTCAACAACCAGGTCGTCACGGTGCCGCTCGACGGCGCTGATGGCGGCAGCGGCGACACCGGCATCGGCCGCATCGCCAAACAGGAGATCGAACGGGAGATCCGTTCGGTCGCCCGCGGCCACGTCGACGTGGAACTGCAGGGCCAGAACGACGCCGTCGTGTACGTCGAAGAGGACGACATCAGCTACGTGATCGGCAAGGGCGGCGGTCGCATCACCGACATCGAGAACCGCCTCGGTATCGACATCGACGTGCGCACCCACGCCGACCGCCCCGGCGGCGCGGGCGGCTCGGGCGGCGCCGGTGCCCCCGCCGGTGGCCGTGGCGCCGCGTCGACGCCGAAGCCGCAGGGTGAGGTCGTCCAACCAGAGATCACGAGCCGCCACGTCGTGATCCGGATGGACGAACACGTCGGCGAGACGGTCGAGGTGCGCGCGAACGACGAGTACCTGTTCACCGCGACCGTCGGTCGCGGCGGCGACATCCAGGTGTCTCGCGGGAGCGCCATCGCCGAGGAGTTGGAGGACGCCATCGACCGCAAGCAGACGATCACCGTCGTCGCGGCGTAG
- a CDS encoding ATP-binding protein, protein MSDGSTVGPPGADLRESVLYALADAETFEEALERTLAAICRAGEWEYGEAWLPASADESTTDPSGDRLVLAATWAQEGYEAFAAATAAVSFRRGEGLVGRVWAGSDAEWLTDLSADDAGFVRVDAARESGLLSGVAIPLPESTDAVGPDPVAVLGFFTATPRDADPAFASAAAEMVAETGRLFARKRAVDAVAEERRLLEAVLDVTPAPVVVYDATGTVESVNEAATAAIGLDAAGMRERGRFDDRWEIETADGDPLTDADRPISLALQTGEPAERRLRATMPSGERRTFDLRASPVVGDDGTVEHVVAAFSDVTESLAYERDLEARNAALGEFASVVSHDLRNPLAVVEGYIDLAEETGDVSHLDAARTALGRMDDLTQGLLALARSGQVIGDRRQVALSDAVAESWASVETAAATLVVAEDLPAVEADPVRLGQLIENLLANAVVHAGETATVRVEALPDGGGFAVADDGPGIAVERREAVFAPGNSSGGDGAGLGLTLVRTVAEAHGWHVSVGESVAGGVRFEIWTDAAPPE, encoded by the coding sequence ATGAGCGACGGGTCGACGGTAGGACCACCCGGAGCCGACCTCCGAGAGTCGGTGCTGTACGCCCTCGCGGACGCCGAGACGTTCGAGGAGGCGCTCGAACGGACGCTCGCGGCCATCTGCCGCGCCGGGGAGTGGGAGTACGGGGAGGCGTGGCTCCCCGCCTCGGCCGACGAGTCGACCACGGACCCATCGGGCGACCGCCTCGTGCTCGCGGCTACGTGGGCCCAGGAGGGGTACGAGGCGTTCGCGGCGGCGACCGCGGCGGTGTCGTTCCGACGCGGGGAGGGACTCGTCGGGCGCGTCTGGGCCGGCAGCGACGCGGAGTGGCTCACGGATCTGTCCGCCGACGACGCCGGCTTCGTCCGGGTGGACGCGGCCCGGGAGTCGGGGCTGTTGTCGGGCGTCGCCATCCCACTGCCAGAGTCGACCGACGCGGTCGGCCCCGACCCGGTCGCCGTCCTCGGCTTCTTCACCGCGACACCGCGGGATGCCGACCCGGCGTTCGCCTCCGCCGCCGCAGAGATGGTCGCCGAGACCGGCCGCCTGTTCGCCCGCAAGCGGGCCGTCGACGCGGTCGCCGAGGAGCGCCGCCTGCTCGAAGCCGTGCTCGATGTGACGCCTGCCCCCGTCGTGGTGTACGACGCGACCGGAACCGTGGAGTCGGTCAACGAGGCCGCGACCGCGGCGATTGGACTCGACGCGGCGGGGATGCGCGAGCGCGGCCGATTCGACGACCGGTGGGAGATAGAGACCGCCGACGGCGACCCGCTCACCGACGCGGACCGACCCATCTCGCTGGCGCTCCAGACCGGTGAACCGGCGGAGCGACGACTCCGAGCCACGATGCCGTCGGGCGAGCGCCGGACGTTCGACCTGCGCGCCTCGCCGGTCGTCGGCGACGACGGCACCGTCGAGCACGTCGTCGCGGCGTTCAGTGACGTGACGGAGTCGCTCGCGTACGAGCGGGACCTGGAGGCGCGCAACGCCGCACTCGGCGAGTTCGCGTCCGTCGTCAGCCACGACCTCCGGAACCCGCTGGCGGTCGTCGAGGGGTACATCGACTTGGCCGAAGAGACGGGCGACGTGTCGCACCTCGACGCCGCGCGGACGGCGCTCGGCCGGATGGACGACCTGACCCAGGGACTGCTGGCGCTGGCACGCAGCGGACAGGTTATCGGCGACCGCCGACAGGTCGCGTTGAGCGACGCCGTGGCCGAGTCGTGGGCGAGCGTCGAGACGGCGGCGGCGACGCTGGTCGTCGCGGAGGACCTCCCAGCAGTGGAGGCGGACCCGGTTCGGCTCGGACAACTGATCGAGAACCTCCTCGCGAACGCCGTCGTCCACGCGGGGGAGACGGCGACCGTGCGCGTCGAGGCGCTCCCCGACGGCGGCGGGTTCGCCGTCGCCGACGACGGCCCCGGGATCGCGGTCGAGCGACGCGAGGCCGTGTTCGCGCCCGGTAACAGTTCGGGCGGCGACGGCGCCGGTCTCGGGTTGACGCTCGTCCGGACGGTCGCGGAGGCGCACGGCTGGCACGTCAGCGTCGGGGAGAGCGTCGCCGGCGGCGTGCGCTTCGAGATCTGGACCGACGCCGCGCCGCCGGAGTGA
- a CDS encoding M20 family metallopeptidase: MTEDEESADGLRTLTRDLVSIPSHEDPTAAGDAIESWLRAETDGTVERDDHGNVFARKGSGPTLALVGHHDVVPPGEPQVTVDDDGDESYVLDEHDGRLYGRGSADMKGAVAAAMCAFRDADPDGVELCFASFVGEELGGIGARGAIDDGFAPEFAVVGEGSTNYSGPGVTDVVVAHKGRRASALVARGESTHASIPEEGVNAVYRACDAVDVVREMAFPETTVLGESLRGSVAVTEIDGGTAWNVVPDRCEVTIDERTVPGERAPLEQAASIEGVEWTVEQDLPPMACSDDDFADAVLAAAQDVQTGTPEHVVKPHATDAGWLADAGTACVICGAAESGEAHTDTESVSYEVLDRCYRIYHAVAEDASAFA, translated from the coding sequence ATGACTGAGGACGAGGAGTCCGCCGACGGGCTCCGGACGCTGACGCGCGACCTCGTGTCGATCCCGAGCCACGAGGACCCGACCGCCGCCGGCGACGCCATCGAGTCGTGGCTGCGCGCCGAGACCGACGGGACCGTCGAGCGCGACGACCACGGCAACGTGTTCGCCCGGAAAGGGTCGGGCCCGACGCTCGCGCTCGTCGGCCACCACGACGTGGTGCCGCCGGGCGAGCCACAGGTGACGGTCGACGACGACGGGGACGAGTCGTACGTCCTCGACGAGCACGACGGCAGACTGTACGGCCGCGGGAGCGCCGACATGAAGGGCGCCGTCGCCGCGGCGATGTGCGCGTTCCGCGACGCCGACCCCGACGGGGTGGAACTGTGTTTCGCCTCGTTCGTCGGCGAGGAACTGGGCGGCATCGGCGCCCGCGGCGCCATCGACGACGGGTTCGCCCCGGAGTTCGCCGTCGTCGGCGAGGGGTCGACGAACTACTCCGGGCCGGGCGTCACCGACGTGGTCGTCGCCCACAAGGGCCGGCGCGCGAGCGCGCTCGTCGCCCGCGGGGAGAGCACCCACGCGAGCATCCCCGAGGAGGGAGTGAACGCCGTCTACCGCGCCTGCGACGCCGTCGACGTGGTCCGCGAGATGGCGTTCCCGGAGACGACGGTGCTGGGCGAGTCCCTTCGCGGGAGCGTCGCCGTCACCGAAATCGACGGCGGCACCGCGTGGAACGTCGTCCCGGACCGCTGTGAGGTGACTATCGACGAGCGGACGGTGCCCGGCGAACGCGCGCCGCTGGAGCAGGCAGCGTCCATCGAGGGGGTCGAGTGGACAGTCGAGCAGGACCTTCCGCCGATGGCGTGCTCGGACGACGACTTCGCCGACGCGGTGCTGGCGGCGGCGCAGGACGTGCAGACGGGCACGCCCGAACACGTCGTGAAGCCGCACGCGACCGACGCGGGGTGGCTCGCCGACGCCGGCACCGCCTGTGTGATCTGTGGCGCCGCCGAGTCGGGCGAGGCACACACCGACACCGAGAGCGTCTCCTACGAGGTGCTCGACCGCTGTTACCGCATCTACCACGCGGTCGCCGAGGACGCGAGCGCGTTCGCCTGA
- a CDS encoding carboxypeptidase M32, which produces MATDATGESAGTADAYAELVERFERINGVQGAAGVLGWDQQVMMPEGGTPARSKQLSVLSSLSHEMLTDDETADLLDAAAEADLDDEQAAQLREMRREFERADAVPTALVEEISETSTEALGAWEQARAEDDFEQFAPYLEKLVDLKRQYAEHIDPDRDAYEVLFEDYEPCLPLEQAEEILETLKETLVPMIDEIRASDADVTTDAFAGEFPEDGQEELSRDVLTTLGYDWERGRLDPSTHPFTSGNVYDCRVTTRYDETDPLGGLMATVHEFGHAFYNLGLPEDHFGTPLGESRDLSVHESQSRLWENHVGRSPAFWELVTPKFAEYFDSDASAREAFESANQVYEDNLIRVEADELTYHLHIVIRFEIERALISGDLDVEDVPTVWNDKYEQYLGIRPETDTEGCLQDIHWSHGNFGYFPTYSLGSVMASQLFNAAEDDIGNIYGKVREGDFEDLQTWLREEIHQHGARYETNELVREATGEDFTADYFVDYVRSKYGDLYDLEESV; this is translated from the coding sequence ATGGCTACTGACGCGACCGGCGAGTCCGCGGGGACCGCCGACGCCTACGCGGAACTGGTGGAGCGATTCGAGCGGATCAACGGCGTGCAGGGCGCCGCCGGCGTCCTCGGGTGGGACCAGCAGGTGATGATGCCCGAGGGCGGCACCCCCGCGCGCTCGAAGCAGCTGTCGGTCCTCTCCTCGCTGAGCCACGAGATGCTCACGGACGACGAGACCGCCGACCTGCTCGACGCCGCCGCGGAGGCGGACCTCGACGACGAGCAGGCGGCGCAACTGCGCGAGATGCGCCGCGAGTTCGAGCGCGCCGACGCCGTGCCGACCGCGCTCGTAGAGGAAATCTCCGAGACCTCGACCGAGGCGCTGGGGGCGTGGGAGCAAGCGCGTGCCGAAGACGACTTCGAGCAGTTCGCGCCGTACCTCGAGAAGCTGGTCGACCTGAAGCGGCAGTACGCCGAGCACATCGACCCCGACCGCGACGCCTACGAGGTGCTGTTCGAGGACTACGAGCCGTGCCTCCCGCTGGAGCAGGCCGAGGAGATTCTGGAGACGCTCAAGGAGACGCTCGTGCCGATGATCGACGAGATCCGCGCGAGCGACGCCGACGTGACGACCGACGCGTTCGCCGGCGAGTTCCCCGAGGACGGCCAGGAGGAACTGTCCCGGGACGTGCTCACGACGCTCGGTTACGACTGGGAGCGCGGTCGCCTCGACCCGTCGACGCACCCGTTCACCTCAGGCAACGTGTACGACTGCCGCGTCACGACGCGCTACGACGAGACCGACCCACTGGGCGGCCTGATGGCGACGGTCCACGAGTTCGGCCACGCGTTCTACAACCTCGGCCTCCCCGAGGACCACTTCGGCACGCCGCTGGGCGAGTCGCGCGACCTGTCGGTCCACGAGAGCCAGTCGCGCCTCTGGGAGAACCACGTCGGTCGCTCGCCGGCGTTCTGGGAGCTTGTGACGCCGAAGTTCGCCGAGTACTTCGACAGCGACGCGAGCGCGCGCGAAGCGTTCGAGTCCGCGAACCAGGTGTACGAGGACAACCTCATCCGCGTCGAGGCGGACGAACTCACCTACCACCTCCACATCGTCATCCGCTTCGAGATCGAGCGAGCACTGATCTCTGGTGACCTCGACGTGGAAGACGTGCCGACGGTGTGGAACGACAAGTACGAGCAGTACCTCGGCATCCGCCCCGAGACGGACACGGAGGGCTGTCTCCAGGACATCCACTGGAGCCACGGCAACTTCGGCTACTTCCCGACGTACTCGCTCGGCTCGGTGATGGCGAGCCAGCTGTTCAACGCCGCCGAAGACGACATCGGGAACATCTACGGGAAGGTCCGCGAGGGCGACTTCGAGGACCTCCAGACGTGGCTCCGCGAGGAGATCCACCAGCACGGCGCCCGGTACGAGACGAACGAACTCGTGCGCGAGGCGACGGGCGAGGACTTCACCGCCGACTACTTCGTCGACTACGTGCGCTCGAAGTACGGCGACCTCTACGACCTCGAAGAGTCCGTCTAA
- a CDS encoding isocitrate lyase/PEP mutase family protein, with product MDHATQRERAASLLALHTAAGPLVLPNAWDAGSAVVFADAGFDAIGTTSAGIAAAQGVPDGEQLSREEMLAVVERIAGAVDLPVTADIEAGYGDTPEEVFDTVAATVEAGAVGVNLEDGTGDPDRPLADVADHVAVIRAARDAADEADVPVVVNGRTDVFWLGVGEEADRLDHAVERANAYADAGADCLFVPGVTDTETIGALVDRLDAPLNVLGGPGAPPIATMADLGVARVSVGSVPMRATLGLLREIAVELREEGTYEAMADGVPYGELKELLAAAAERRDG from the coding sequence ATGGACCACGCCACCCAGCGCGAGCGCGCCGCGTCGTTGCTCGCGCTCCACACCGCTGCCGGCCCGCTCGTCCTCCCGAACGCGTGGGACGCCGGGAGCGCCGTCGTCTTCGCGGACGCGGGGTTCGACGCCATCGGCACCACGAGCGCCGGCATCGCCGCCGCACAGGGCGTCCCCGACGGCGAACAGCTCTCGCGCGAGGAGATGCTCGCGGTCGTCGAACGGATCGCCGGCGCGGTCGACCTGCCGGTGACCGCCGACATCGAAGCGGGCTACGGCGACACGCCCGAGGAGGTGTTCGACACGGTCGCCGCGACCGTCGAGGCGGGCGCCGTCGGCGTCAACCTCGAAGACGGCACCGGCGACCCCGACCGACCACTGGCCGACGTTGCCGACCACGTCGCGGTGATCCGGGCCGCCCGCGACGCGGCGGACGAGGCGGACGTGCCGGTCGTGGTGAACGGGCGAACGGACGTGTTCTGGCTCGGCGTCGGCGAGGAGGCCGACCGACTCGACCACGCCGTCGAGCGCGCGAACGCCTACGCCGACGCCGGCGCGGACTGCCTGTTCGTCCCGGGCGTGACGGATACCGAGACGATCGGTGCACTCGTCGACCGACTGGACGCGCCGCTGAACGTCCTCGGTGGGCCGGGCGCGCCGCCGATCGCGACGATGGCGGATCTGGGCGTTGCGCGCGTGTCGGTCGGATCCGTCCCGATGCGCGCGACGCTGGGACTGCTCCGAGAGATCGCCGTCGAGTTGCGCGAGGAGGGCACCTACGAGGCGATGGCCGACGGGGTTCCGTACGGGGAGCTGAAGGAACTGCTGGCGGCGGCGGCTGAACGGCGAGACGGGTAG
- a CDS encoding class I SAM-dependent methyltransferase: protein MRRFTADYLERTRRGMWESRDALAPLDLDTRSRVLDVGCGTGELTRVLAEEAPDARVVGVDADTDLLATARDAGGPAERDLAYLAGDATRLPFPDDSFDLVACQALLINLPDPAAAVREFARVSADLVAAVEPDNADVAVTSTVDAEAALEGQVRAAYIAGVGTDVAMGERARELFADAGLSVVDARRYRHEKRVEPPYSEADLAGIARKASGAGIADHETELRRELADGDYDRLRREWREMGRTAATQAQNGEYERVETVPFDVTVGRV from the coding sequence ATGCGCCGCTTCACCGCCGACTACCTCGAACGCACGCGCCGCGGGATGTGGGAGTCGCGCGACGCGCTCGCCCCGCTGGACCTCGACACGCGGTCGCGCGTCCTCGACGTGGGCTGTGGGACGGGCGAACTCACCCGCGTGCTCGCAGAGGAGGCGCCCGACGCGCGGGTGGTCGGCGTCGACGCGGACACTGACCTGCTGGCGACCGCCCGTGACGCCGGCGGGCCAGCGGAGCGCGACCTCGCGTACCTCGCGGGCGACGCGACCCGCCTCCCGTTCCCCGACGACAGCTTCGACCTCGTCGCCTGCCAGGCCCTCCTGATCAACCTCCCCGACCCCGCCGCCGCGGTCCGGGAGTTCGCCCGCGTCTCCGCGGACCTCGTGGCCGCCGTCGAACCCGACAACGCCGACGTGGCGGTGACCTCCACCGTCGACGCAGAAGCAGCGCTGGAGGGGCAGGTTCGCGCGGCGTACATCGCGGGCGTCGGCACCGACGTGGCGATGGGTGAGCGCGCCCGCGAGTTGTTCGCCGACGCCGGCCTGTCGGTCGTCGACGCACGGCGCTACCGCCACGAGAAGCGGGTCGAACCGCCGTACTCCGAGGCGGACCTGGCCGGGATCGCACGCAAGGCCAGCGGCGCCGGCATCGCCGACCACGAGACGGAACTCCGCCGGGAACTCGCCGACGGCGACTACGACCGACTCCGACGCGAGTGGCGCGAGATGGGCCGGACGGCGGCGACCCAGGCACAAAACGGCGAGTACGAGCGCGTCGAGACGGTTCCGTTCGACGTGACCGTCGGTCGGGTTTGA
- a CDS encoding DUF7095 family protein, which produces MEREAALDRVEAIIDAVDEGPMPVPVREVWVYGDVALGLDPIDWLDVYVTKDLLMRSDDPDAAEEFQRSHGVKGVGKSVSSEWAREHPEYIRANDNGYAAPEKCLAAHLLPDDEPIHLEVCNAPFDQNVKQRLKGALDRGAYEQVLDPRGVQLYGEGRRAPETMAKLRDGDLPFPTLSGALEMLGVEEPEAGEIADAVRDYRDRQEGATVRGDVV; this is translated from the coding sequence ATGGAGCGCGAGGCGGCCCTCGACCGGGTGGAGGCGATCATCGACGCCGTCGACGAGGGGCCGATGCCGGTCCCCGTCCGGGAGGTGTGGGTGTACGGCGACGTGGCCCTCGGACTCGACCCGATCGATTGGCTGGACGTGTACGTGACGAAGGACCTGCTCATGCGCAGCGACGACCCGGACGCCGCCGAGGAGTTCCAGCGCTCGCACGGCGTGAAGGGAGTCGGCAAGTCCGTCTCCTCGGAGTGGGCGCGCGAGCACCCCGAGTACATCCGCGCGAACGACAACGGCTACGCCGCCCCGGAGAAGTGCCTCGCCGCGCACCTCCTGCCGGACGACGAGCCGATCCACCTGGAGGTGTGTAACGCCCCGTTCGACCAGAACGTGAAACAGCGGCTCAAGGGCGCGCTCGACCGCGGCGCCTACGAGCAGGTGCTCGACCCCCGCGGCGTCCAGTTGTACGGCGAGGGGCGGCGCGCACCCGAGACGATGGCGAAACTGCGGGACGGCGACCTTCCGTTCCCGACGCTGTCGGGCGCGCTGGAGATGCTCGGCGTCGAGGAGCCGGAAGCCGGCGAGATCGCCGACGCCGTTCGCGACTACCGCGACCGACAGGAGGGAGCGACCGTCCGCGGCGACGTGGTCTGA